One Armatimonadota bacterium DNA segment encodes these proteins:
- a CDS encoding ATP-binding protein — MARARGDSVMSTMAASRIELKIPGRPEFISVARLAVAAVAARMGFDYDDIEDLKVATGEALTNAIQDAQTRGREGGEDILVMCSVEAQALVIEVCDQGSGFDPERRRCALEQEELPEGGLGLLLIEALCDEVRFETKPGSGTLVRMTKHLVRF; from the coding sequence ATGGCACGAGCAAGGGGCGACAGCGTGATGAGCACCATGGCGGCTTCCCGCATCGAGCTCAAGATCCCCGGGCGCCCCGAGTTCATCAGCGTGGCGCGCCTCGCCGTCGCCGCCGTCGCCGCCCGCATGGGCTTCGATTATGACGACATCGAGGATCTCAAGGTCGCCACCGGGGAGGCGCTGACCAACGCCATCCAGGACGCGCAGACCCGCGGTCGCGAGGGGGGTGAGGACATCCTCGTCATGTGCTCGGTGGAAGCGCAGGCGCTGGTGATCGAGGTCTGCGACCAGGGGTCAGGCTTCGATCCCGAGAGACGGCGCTGTGCGCTCGAGCAGGAGGAACTCCCCGAGGGAGGGCTGGGCCTGCTGCTGATCGAGGCGCTGTGCGACGAAGTGAGGTTCGAAACCAAACCCGGCAGCGGGACGCTGGTGCGCATGACCAAGCACCTCGTCCGCTTTTAA
- a CDS encoding HEAT repeat domain-containing protein, translated as MLQTSVREADPSTHNALRLGRYAQRYRWARATIERLLRSPSCELRARAAPALYALAATQSDAIDDLRRMCADPIPEVREAGAYWLSRACVVDGRVLAAIREELAGEAEVRVGVAAGLAEHAAKSDSAFDLLVALACDMDGQVRATATEAIGRAGRGHPVRAVRALSDLLFSSAKPDEYINQGAASGLAQLVAAAAPGALKLTARLAGDAHDSRRWCAAHALAGTSNPDSDAAVRLLTSLARDPSPMVRAELAMSAASFAAADADAACAMLQLLAGDHDSFVRGAAAEATGRAAPARPEWAIRALRRFAGAADHNVRLGAAAGLEYATAVGGVGARHAVLLLLSELAHDKWAVVRTRAALALKCVWASSPQARQSLLDLAKDSHPAVRAAAARSLAVAADDPQVATDVWEALDVLRRDDHAEVRHNAIRAIGEMGTYDPRRAVAMLGEHLADVPEPQLAQALATALAAHDEAARLCAGVRIGVAAGSEGVLQELAQAARDFVTADLMGILVDLARRDPMEDHVDRLAALVEAQPQGAAIAALSAAAKGVCAVLRAPTLEQLVQACQGFPSMRELADVLALVPGIEDTNALLCAAQPLRAACEASSRLDQVSHLREALQLLRSRQALAARSPALIYRRVVTHLLGTAAEAVSAVLPFLSDHPEIVVALLPERPRLDSEMTLGLYLRNRGNAPATNVWVCAEAPAPYIVSAHDQRPLAELAPGEEMLLPLRLSGQHPQPQAGTVDISATVAYDDAAGTDYHADFRCDLQLEPAPPCADARPRENPYVPGKPLACDSPMFIGREDLLSFLREALHGAYQENVVGLIGPRRIGKTSILRQVEARFGDAYWPVFVDVQGVLMRDLGHLWRAIADRCREAVGAPAAWLPSPEELAADLGVLPRFLERLIRTGDKRLLVMLDEFDDLEHKVRSGLLADSVFTYLRHLIQHSPRIAFLLSGTNRLEELGEDYWSFLFNLAIYRKVGRIDSSAAHEGVVQPMAQAGIACDGLAAYRIWELSGGHPYFLQLMGHYLVSRCQRLNRPYLTYDVIEGCVDGIIEWGETHLRYLWEQPDAVERALLAAIAHCGRGGATSALIADSLRAHGCELSSAAVTLALEGLVEKDLVTQTGQVVPRHKLSMGIFGAWIERHQPLPAVARCAAEVRST; from the coding sequence ATGCTTCAGACTTCGGTGCGAGAAGCGGACCCTTCGACCCACAATGCTCTCCGCTTGGGGCGCTACGCTCAGCGCTATCGCTGGGCGCGTGCAACCATCGAACGACTGCTCCGCAGCCCCTCCTGCGAACTCCGCGCCCGTGCCGCACCAGCCCTCTACGCGCTGGCAGCGACCCAGAGCGACGCGATTGATGACCTCAGGCGCATGTGCGCCGACCCCATCCCCGAGGTGCGCGAAGCCGGGGCCTACTGGTTATCCCGTGCTTGCGTGGTGGACGGACGCGTGCTGGCCGCGATCCGCGAGGAACTGGCGGGCGAAGCCGAGGTTCGCGTCGGTGTCGCCGCCGGGCTGGCGGAGCACGCGGCGAAAAGCGACAGCGCCTTCGATCTACTGGTGGCGCTCGCGTGTGACATGGACGGCCAGGTGCGCGCGACGGCGACGGAAGCCATTGGCCGCGCAGGCCGTGGTCACCCGGTGCGGGCGGTACGTGCGCTGTCGGACCTGCTGTTCTCCAGCGCCAAACCAGACGAGTACATCAACCAGGGCGCTGCGTCGGGCCTCGCACAGCTCGTGGCGGCGGCCGCTCCGGGCGCCCTCAAGCTGACGGCGCGGCTCGCCGGTGATGCCCACGATTCCCGGCGCTGGTGCGCGGCGCACGCCCTGGCGGGAACGAGCAACCCCGATTCCGACGCCGCCGTGCGCTTGCTCACTTCGCTCGCGCGGGACCCCAGCCCCATGGTGCGCGCGGAGCTGGCGATGAGCGCCGCCTCTTTCGCCGCCGCCGATGCCGACGCGGCCTGCGCGATGCTGCAGCTACTGGCGGGCGACCACGACTCCTTCGTTCGCGGCGCCGCCGCAGAGGCCACCGGCCGCGCAGCCCCGGCGCGCCCGGAGTGGGCGATCAGGGCGCTGCGTCGGTTTGCCGGAGCGGCCGACCACAATGTACGCCTGGGAGCGGCGGCCGGGCTCGAGTACGCGACCGCCGTGGGCGGCGTAGGAGCACGGCACGCCGTGCTCCTACTTCTGTCGGAGCTGGCGCATGACAAGTGGGCGGTCGTGCGGACGCGCGCTGCGTTGGCCCTCAAGTGCGTATGGGCGTCCTCGCCTCAGGCGCGACAGTCGCTGCTCGACCTGGCGAAAGATTCGCATCCCGCGGTGCGAGCGGCGGCGGCCCGCAGCCTCGCGGTGGCCGCCGACGATCCGCAGGTGGCAACTGACGTGTGGGAGGCGCTGGACGTGCTGCGCCGCGACGACCACGCGGAGGTGCGCCACAACGCCATCCGGGCCATCGGCGAGATGGGGACCTACGATCCCCGGCGCGCGGTCGCGATGTTGGGTGAGCACCTGGCCGACGTTCCCGAACCGCAACTGGCGCAGGCGCTGGCGACAGCGCTGGCGGCGCATGACGAAGCGGCCCGCTTGTGCGCCGGGGTGCGCATCGGAGTGGCGGCGGGCAGCGAGGGGGTGCTGCAGGAACTGGCCCAGGCGGCGCGCGATTTCGTCACCGCCGACCTCATGGGCATACTCGTGGACCTTGCTCGCCGCGACCCCATGGAAGATCACGTTGACCGCCTTGCCGCGCTGGTGGAGGCACAGCCCCAGGGCGCGGCTATCGCCGCGTTGAGCGCCGCAGCCAAGGGCGTCTGCGCGGTGCTGCGCGCGCCCACCCTCGAACAACTGGTGCAGGCGTGCCAAGGCTTCCCCTCGATGCGCGAGCTCGCGGACGTGCTGGCATTGGTGCCCGGGATTGAAGACACTAACGCATTATTGTGCGCGGCTCAGCCCCTGCGCGCGGCGTGCGAGGCGTCGTCGCGCCTGGACCAGGTTTCGCACCTCAGGGAAGCGCTGCAGTTGCTGCGGTCGCGGCAAGCCCTAGCTGCCAGGTCGCCCGCGCTCATCTATCGGCGGGTGGTCACGCATCTGCTCGGCACCGCCGCCGAAGCAGTCTCGGCGGTCCTACCTTTCCTGTCCGACCATCCGGAGATAGTGGTCGCCCTGCTGCCGGAGCGTCCGCGCCTCGATTCCGAGATGACGCTGGGCCTGTACCTGCGCAATCGGGGTAACGCTCCCGCCACCAACGTCTGGGTTTGCGCGGAGGCGCCAGCGCCCTACATTGTCTCCGCGCACGACCAACGGCCGCTGGCAGAGCTGGCCCCCGGCGAGGAGATGTTGTTACCCCTGCGTCTGAGCGGCCAGCACCCGCAACCGCAGGCGGGGACGGTGGACATCTCGGCCACCGTCGCCTACGATGACGCCGCCGGCACCGATTACCACGCCGATTTCCGCTGTGACCTGCAGCTCGAACCGGCGCCTCCGTGCGCCGACGCCCGCCCGCGGGAGAACCCCTACGTGCCGGGCAAGCCGCTGGCCTGTGACTCGCCGATGTTCATCGGGCGCGAGGACCTCCTGAGCTTCCTGCGCGAGGCGCTGCACGGGGCCTACCAGGAGAACGTGGTCGGCCTCATCGGTCCGCGGCGGATCGGCAAGACCAGTATCCTGCGCCAGGTGGAGGCGCGCTTCGGCGACGCCTATTGGCCGGTGTTCGTTGACGTCCAGGGCGTACTGATGCGTGACCTCGGGCACCTGTGGCGCGCCATTGCCGACCGCTGCCGGGAGGCCGTGGGCGCGCCGGCGGCATGGCTGCCGTCGCCGGAGGAACTCGCCGCCGACTTGGGGGTGCTGCCGCGGTTCCTGGAGCGACTCATCCGCACCGGCGACAAGCGCCTGCTGGTCATGCTCGACGAGTTCGACGACCTGGAGCATAAGGTGCGCAGCGGCCTGCTGGCGGACAGCGTATTCACCTATCTTCGCCACCTCATCCAGCACTCGCCGCGCATCGCCTTCCTGCTGTCCGGCACCAACCGGCTGGAGGAGCTGGGCGAGGACTACTGGTCGTTCCTGTTCAATCTGGCGATCTATCGCAAGGTGGGACGCATAGACTCATCCGCCGCCCACGAGGGCGTGGTGCAGCCCATGGCGCAAGCGGGGATCGCCTGCGACGGCCTCGCCGCCTATCGCATATGGGAGCTCAGCGGCGGACATCCCTACTTCCTGCAGCTCATGGGACATTACCTGGTCAGTCGCTGCCAGCGACTCAACCGGCCGTACTTGACATACGACGTGATCGAGGGCTGCGTGGATGGAATCATCGAGTGGGGCGAGACGCACCTGCGCTACCTGTGGGAGCAGCCGGACGCGGTCGAGCGGGCGCTGCTGGCGGCGATTGCCCACTGCGGCCGCGGCGGCGCCACGTCAGCGCTGATCGCGGATTCGCTGCGGGCCCACGGATGCGAGCTCTCCTCCGCTGCCGTCACCCTCGCCCTCGAAGGGCTGGTCGAGAAGGACCTGGTGACCCAGACCGGGCAGGTGGTGCCACGCCACAAGTTGAGCATGGGCATCTTCGGCGCCTGGATCGAGCGGCACCAGCCGCTGCCTGCCGTCGCCCGCTGCGCCGCCGAGGTGCGCAGCACGTGA
- a CDS encoding nucleotidyltransferase family protein, which yields MADALVLAAGIEHGRLAQMSGTPFRALIEVGGRPMVERVLAALRGTTRAQRIVVVAPPEVQQRIAPGLADLMVAPGETLLDNVELALAALGNSGMAMFAHADAPLVTAEAFDDFLGQAQPLGADLAYAIVPKEDVERRFPHGHRTYAHVREGTFTGSNAVLVNAEFITRHRELVRQFYRHRKHPLRLAGMLGAGFILRLLTGRLTIAHLEQRLGEVLGGRARAVISHYPELAFDVDKPADLETVRAIIAE from the coding sequence ATGGCGGACGCACTCGTTCTAGCGGCTGGTATAGAGCACGGTCGGCTCGCGCAGATGAGCGGGACCCCGTTCCGCGCGCTGATCGAGGTCGGCGGGCGCCCGATGGTGGAGCGCGTGCTGGCGGCGCTCCGGGGCACGACGCGGGCGCAGCGCATCGTCGTCGTGGCGCCGCCCGAGGTGCAGCAGCGAATTGCGCCGGGGCTGGCGGACCTGATGGTGGCGCCGGGCGAGACGCTGCTTGACAACGTGGAGCTGGCGCTCGCGGCGCTCGGCAACTCCGGGATGGCGATGTTCGCCCACGCGGACGCGCCGCTGGTGACCGCGGAGGCGTTCGACGACTTCCTCGGCCAGGCGCAGCCGCTGGGCGCGGACCTGGCCTACGCGATCGTGCCCAAGGAGGACGTCGAGCGGCGGTTCCCGCACGGGCATCGCACCTACGCGCACGTGCGGGAGGGCACCTTCACCGGCAGCAATGCGGTGCTGGTTAACGCGGAGTTCATCACGCGCCACCGCGAGCTGGTGCGCCAGTTCTACCGCCACCGCAAGCACCCGCTGCGCCTGGCGGGGATGTTGGGCGCCGGGTTCATCTTGCGCCTGCTGACGGGGCGCCTGACCATCGCCCACCTCGAACAGCGCCTGGGGGAGGTGCTGGGCGGCCGCGCGCGCGCCGTCATCTCGCACTATCCCGAGCTGGCATTTGACGTGGACAAACCGGCGGATCTGGAAACCGTACGCGCGATCATCGCTGAGTGA
- a CDS encoding YtxH domain-containing protein, protein MSNEDRDSGMLSFLVGMGIGAAAAAIAALLYAPRRGTDTRRGVTDAVRTLRGRAEELAERVRGASQEVTERLKQDLDAAVTAGKEAVEARRAELGRTTHSE, encoded by the coding sequence ATGAGCAACGAAGACCGGGACAGCGGGATGCTGAGTTTTCTGGTGGGGATGGGCATCGGCGCCGCCGCGGCGGCGATCGCCGCCCTGCTGTACGCGCCACGGCGGGGGACGGATACCCGGCGCGGAGTGACCGATGCCGTGCGCACGCTGCGCGGGCGCGCTGAGGAGCTGGCGGAGCGCGTGCGCGGCGCGTCGCAGGAGGTAACCGAGCGGCTCAAGCAGGACCTCGATGCGGCGGTCACCGCCGGTAAGGAGGCGGTGGAAGCCCGGCGTGCGGAGCTTGGCCGCACCACCCACAGCGAGTGA
- a CDS encoding SigB/SigF/SigG family RNA polymerase sigma factor, translating to MRSPGKSKGKAAALKGTAKAKQTDHQGIEGLFRQLRATGDPRLRERLISAHLNLVRFLARKFANRGEPVDDLIQVGTIGLINAVDRFDPERGIRFATYATPTIAGEIKRHFRDRGWAIKVPRRLQELNLAASKAVDALAQRLDRSPTVKEIAQAIGATEEDALEALELGQMYELVSLDSETGRADDDSHTVLADYVGNDDVVLEEIGARSSLVDSLKRLPERERKIIELRFFRNLSQTDVARRLGISQMHVSRLQQKALTRLRELARGQ from the coding sequence ATGCGTTCGCCAGGCAAGTCCAAGGGCAAGGCCGCCGCGCTCAAGGGCACGGCCAAGGCCAAGCAGACCGACCACCAGGGGATTGAAGGCCTGTTCCGCCAGCTGCGGGCGACGGGCGACCCGCGGCTGCGGGAGCGCCTCATCAGTGCGCATCTGAACCTGGTGCGGTTTCTCGCCCGCAAGTTCGCCAATCGCGGCGAGCCCGTGGACGACCTCATCCAGGTTGGCACCATCGGCCTCATCAACGCGGTGGACCGCTTCGACCCCGAACGCGGCATCCGCTTCGCCACCTACGCCACCCCCACCATCGCCGGCGAGATCAAGCGCCACTTCCGCGACCGCGGCTGGGCGATTAAGGTGCCGCGGCGGCTGCAGGAGCTCAACCTCGCCGCCAGCAAGGCGGTTGACGCCCTGGCGCAACGCCTCGACCGCTCCCCCACCGTCAAGGAGATCGCCCAGGCGATCGGCGCCACCGAGGAGGACGCCCTGGAGGCCCTCGAGCTCGGCCAGATGTACGAGTTGGTCAGCCTCGACAGCGAGACCGGACGGGCGGACGACGATTCCCATACCGTGCTTGCCGACTACGTCGGCAACGATGACGTCGTGCTGGAGGAGATCGGGGCGCGCTCGAGCCTGGTGGACAGCCTCAAGCGGCTGCCCGAGCGCGAGCGCAAGATCATCGAGCTGCGCTTCTTCCGCAACCTGTCGCAGACCGATGTCGCCCGCCGCCTGGGCATCTCCCAGATGCACGTCTCGCGCCTCCAGCAGAAGGCGCTCACTCGCCTGCGCGAGCTGGCGCGCGGGCAGTAG
- a CDS encoding PHP domain-containing protein — protein sequence MTPSRSLDRAVSPIDLHVHTSASDGTFTSEEAVAAAAESGVEVLGIADHDTLDGIAPALAAGQRLGVTVVPGVEINTDCGATEAHVLGYFIDHTSPTLDAVLADIRRRRVERMREMVARLAGLGLPVEAARVAAIAGSGSVGRPHVARALVEAGHVKTGAEAFARYIGRGQPAYVPRYRLTPEAAARAIRAAGGIPVLAHPAKVRDDILVQALLQQGLAGLEAFHCDHSAAHARHYVAMARQLGLLITGGTDSHGPRSERPVAIGAVRVPRWVWQELAACASNHVSAVRWGIPTGERTAD from the coding sequence ATGACGCCATCCCGCAGCCTTGACCGCGCCGTGAGCCCCATAGACCTGCACGTGCACACGAGCGCGTCGGACGGCACCTTCACCTCCGAGGAGGCGGTCGCCGCCGCGGCGGAGTCCGGGGTCGAGGTCTTGGGCATCGCCGACCACGATACCCTCGACGGTATCGCGCCCGCCCTGGCGGCCGGGCAGCGCCTCGGCGTCACCGTGGTGCCGGGCGTGGAGATCAACACCGATTGCGGCGCGACCGAGGCGCACGTGCTCGGCTATTTCATAGATCACACCTCCCCCACCCTGGACGCCGTGCTCGCGGACATCCGGCGCCGCCGCGTCGAGCGAATGCGGGAAATGGTTGCACGCCTGGCCGGCCTGGGCCTGCCGGTGGAGGCGGCGCGCGTGGCGGCGATCGCGGGCAGTGGTTCGGTGGGGCGGCCCCACGTGGCGCGGGCGCTGGTGGAGGCGGGGCATGTCAAGACCGGCGCCGAGGCCTTCGCGCGGTACATCGGGCGCGGGCAGCCGGCGTATGTGCCGCGCTACCGGCTGACACCCGAGGCGGCGGCGCGCGCCATCCGTGCCGCCGGCGGCATCCCAGTGCTGGCGCATCCGGCGAAGGTGCGCGACGACATCCTCGTCCAGGCGCTTCTCCAACAAGGGCTGGCCGGCCTCGAGGCTTTTCACTGCGACCACAGCGCGGCCCACGCGCGGCACTACGTCGCGATGGCGCGCCAACTGGGCCTGCTGATTACGGGGGGAACGGATTCCCATGGCCCGCGCTCCGAGCGCCCGGTAGCAATCGGGGCGGTGAGAGTGCCACGCTGGGTATGGCAGGAACTGGCGGCATGTGCCTCGAATCATGTATCAGCCGTAAGATGGGGAATCCCGACGGGGGAGCGAACGGCGGACTGA
- a CDS encoding replication-associated recombination protein A yields the protein MTLFDEPQAAAHGAAPLAARMRPRDLTEFVGQEHILGAGTWLRSAIERDQLSSVIFHGPAGTGKSTVARIIASRTASHFQEFSAVTTGIADVRKVMTQAGQRLAAQGRKTILFIDEIHRFNKAQQDAFLPFVENGTITLIGATTENPFFEINSPLLSRSRVLRFEPLTPEQIGAIVERALADGDRGLGRLQVALEPAARAHLLEVARGDARVALNALEVAASLAAPGAEGRRAIGLDLIEQALQQPLLQYDKDGDAHYDIISAFIKSMRGGDPDAALHWLARMIKAGEDPRFIARRLVIHAAEDVGNADPMALVVATSAAHAVEYVGLPEAQIPLAQAAIYIATAPKSNASMLGIARAMEDVERRVPPPVPGPLRDASYPGAARLGHGQGYLYPHDFPGRVVDQDYLPPDFKHRPYYEPSELGYERKIAERMRAWEQARRAQRERRDQGER from the coding sequence GTGACTTTGTTCGACGAGCCGCAGGCGGCGGCGCACGGGGCGGCGCCGCTGGCCGCGCGCATGCGCCCCCGCGATCTGACCGAGTTCGTCGGCCAGGAGCACATTCTGGGCGCGGGGACCTGGCTGCGCTCCGCCATCGAGCGCGACCAGCTATCATCGGTCATCTTCCACGGCCCGGCCGGCACCGGCAAGAGCACGGTCGCCCGCATCATCGCCTCCCGCACCGCCTCCCATTTCCAGGAGTTCAGCGCCGTTACCACCGGCATCGCCGACGTGCGCAAGGTGATGACCCAGGCCGGGCAGCGCCTCGCCGCCCAGGGGCGCAAGACGATCCTCTTCATAGACGAGATTCATCGCTTCAACAAGGCCCAGCAGGACGCGTTCCTGCCCTTCGTCGAGAACGGCACCATCACCCTCATCGGCGCCACCACCGAGAACCCCTTCTTCGAGATCAACTCGCCGCTGCTGTCGCGCTCGCGGGTGCTGCGCTTCGAGCCGCTGACGCCCGAGCAGATCGGGGCGATCGTGGAGCGCGCGCTGGCCGACGGCGACCGCGGCCTGGGGCGCCTGCAAGTCGCGCTCGAACCGGCGGCGCGGGCTCACCTGCTCGAGGTCGCGCGGGGCGACGCGCGGGTGGCGCTCAACGCTCTCGAAGTCGCGGCCTCCCTGGCCGCGCCCGGCGCTGAGGGCAGGCGCGCGATCGGCCTCGACCTGATCGAGCAGGCTTTGCAGCAGCCGCTGCTGCAATACGACAAGGACGGGGACGCGCACTACGACATCATCTCCGCCTTCATCAAGAGCATGCGCGGCGGCGACCCCGACGCCGCTCTGCACTGGCTGGCGCGCATGATCAAGGCGGGCGAGGACCCACGGTTCATCGCCCGCCGCCTGGTGATCCACGCCGCCGAAGATGTCGGCAACGCGGATCCGATGGCGCTGGTGGTCGCCACCAGCGCCGCTCACGCGGTGGAGTACGTCGGCCTCCCCGAGGCGCAGATCCCGCTGGCGCAGGCCGCAATCTACATCGCCACCGCGCCCAAGAGCAACGCCTCGATGCTGGGCATCGCCCGCGCGATGGAGGACGTCGAGCGGCGGGTGCCGCCGCCGGTGCCCGGGCCGCTGCGCGACGCCTCCTACCCCGGCGCGGCGCGCTTGGGTCACGGCCAGGGGTATCTCTATCCGCACGATTTCCCAGGGCGGGTCGTGGACCAGGACTACCTGCCGCCGGACTTCAAGCACCGGCCCTATTACGAGCCGAGCGAGCTCGGCTACGAGCGCAAGATCGCCGAGCGCATGCGGGCATGGGAGCAGGCGCGGCGGGCACAGCGGGAACGGCGCGACCAGGGTGAGCGATGA
- the ispE gene encoding 4-(cytidine 5'-diphospho)-2-C-methyl-D-erythritol kinase, producing the protein MALPSSCLKLRAPAKVNLALAVLGHLPDGYHRVETVLQTVSLWDEVTLTARPRGITIACREPGVPTDETNLCYQAAALLSEFLPPAPRRGVAIGLRKHIPMQAGLGGGSSDAAATLVGLKRLWGLRLHRAQLQELAARLSADGPFFVEGGCALATGRGDSVERVGAGPRLHFVLVRQGPGVSTAWAYAKRLPRSPKGACQAMARAAGGASPTAIAGLLHNDLEAAVLPERPDIADLKAHLLSEGALGALMAGSGAAVFGIFPTHRAAQESAARMSKNGIWARAVHSIGRGVVVEAADTPTGRGATL; encoded by the coding sequence GTGGCGCTACCTTCCTCGTGCCTCAAGCTGCGCGCGCCGGCCAAAGTCAACCTGGCGCTGGCGGTGTTGGGCCATCTGCCCGACGGCTATCATCGCGTCGAGACCGTACTCCAAACCGTCTCGCTGTGGGACGAGGTCACGCTCACCGCCCGTCCGCGCGGCATCACCATCGCCTGCCGCGAGCCCGGGGTCCCCACCGACGAAACCAACCTCTGCTATCAAGCGGCGGCGCTGCTCAGCGAGTTCCTGCCGCCGGCGCCGCGGCGGGGCGTGGCCATCGGCCTGCGCAAGCACATCCCGATGCAGGCGGGACTGGGCGGCGGCAGCAGCGATGCGGCGGCGACGCTGGTGGGGCTCAAGCGCCTGTGGGGCCTGCGGCTGCATCGCGCTCAGCTCCAGGAGCTGGCCGCGCGGCTGAGCGCCGACGGTCCCTTTTTCGTCGAGGGTGGCTGCGCGCTGGCGACCGGCCGGGGCGACAGCGTCGAGCGCGTCGGTGCGGGGCCGCGCTTGCATTTCGTGCTCGTCCGGCAGGGGCCCGGGGTGTCCACGGCGTGGGCGTACGCCAAGCGCCTGCCGCGGAGCCCCAAGGGTGCGTGCCAGGCGATGGCGCGCGCCGCGGGAGGCGCGTCGCCGACGGCGATCGCGGGGCTTCTGCATAACGACCTCGAGGCGGCGGTTCTCCCCGAGCGCCCTGATATCGCCGACCTCAAGGCGCACCTGCTGAGCGAGGGCGCGCTGGGGGCGTTGATGGCGGGCAGCGGGGCCGCCGTCTTCGGCATCTTCCCCACGCACAGAGCCGCGCAGGAGTCGGCGGCGCGCATGTCCAAGAATGGGATATGGGCGCGGGCGGTGCACAGCATCGGCCGCGGGGTCGTGGTCGAGGCTGCGGACACCCCGACGGGTCGGGGTGCCACCTTGTGA
- the mnmA gene encoding tRNA 2-thiouridine(34) synthase MnmA, producing MTRRRGAVVIAMSGGVDSSVAAAVLKQEGWEVIGVTMQIWPSDDLARQADAARGCCSLAAIGDARRVAERLGIPHYVFNLREVFQREVIDPFCAEYAAGRTPNPCIRCNHYLKFGALAERARQLGAGHVATGHYARVGRDQRSGRWVIRAGADRAKDQSYALYSLRQEQLAQALMPLGGLVKAEVRSRAQELGLAVADKLESQELCFIVNNDYPAYLRRLLPATATPGPIVDSCGRRLGDHRGIASYTVGQRHGLGLCGTREALYVVDIDPQANTLVVGPERELYRKEVRVGGANLVARTDFKQPVRLRGKLRYRMSAQACVVRGEGEGLDAEFDAPQRAVTPGQAAVFYDGDTVACGGVIERQASTVGAHPGERDEGERAEG from the coding sequence ATGACGCGGCGTCGGGGCGCGGTCGTGATCGCGATGAGCGGCGGCGTGGACAGCTCGGTGGCGGCGGCGGTGCTCAAGCAGGAGGGCTGGGAGGTCATCGGCGTGACGATGCAGATCTGGCCCTCCGATGATCTGGCGCGCCAGGCCGACGCGGCGCGCGGCTGCTGCAGCCTGGCGGCAATCGGCGATGCGCGGCGCGTGGCGGAGCGCCTCGGGATCCCCCACTATGTGTTCAATCTGCGCGAGGTCTTTCAGCGCGAGGTGATTGACCCCTTCTGCGCGGAATACGCGGCCGGCCGCACGCCCAATCCCTGCATTCGCTGCAACCACTACCTGAAGTTCGGGGCCCTCGCCGAGCGCGCGCGGCAACTGGGGGCTGGCCACGTCGCCACCGGTCACTATGCCCGGGTTGGGCGCGACCAGCGATCGGGGCGGTGGGTCATCCGCGCCGGCGCCGATCGCGCCAAGGATCAGTCGTACGCGCTGTACAGCTTGCGCCAGGAGCAACTGGCGCAGGCGCTGATGCCGCTGGGGGGGCTGGTCAAAGCCGAGGTGCGCTCGCGGGCGCAGGAGTTGGGGCTGGCCGTGGCCGACAAGCTGGAGAGCCAGGAGCTGTGCTTCATCGTCAATAACGACTATCCAGCCTACCTGCGCCGCTTGCTGCCTGCCACCGCGACCCCGGGGCCGATTGTTGATTCCTGCGGCAGGCGTCTCGGGGATCACCGCGGAATCGCCTCCTACACTGTGGGCCAGCGCCACGGGCTCGGTCTGTGCGGGACGCGCGAGGCGCTGTACGTGGTTGACATTGACCCGCAGGCCAACACCCTAGTGGTGGGGCCGGAGCGGGAGCTGTACCGCAAGGAGGTGCGGGTGGGCGGCGCGAATCTGGTCGCGCGGACCGACTTCAAGCAACCGGTGCGCCTGCGCGGCAAGCTGCGCTACCGCATGAGCGCCCAGGCGTGCGTGGTGCGCGGTGAAGGGGAGGGGCTGGATGCCGAGTTTGACGCGCCGCAGCGGGCGGTGACGCCGGGGCAGGCGGCGGTGTTCTACGACGGCGACACGGTGGCATGCGGAGGTGTGATCGAACGGCAGGCGTCAACAGTTGGCGCCCACCCCGGGGAAAGGGATGAGGGCGAACGCGCCGAAGGATAG
- a CDS encoding STAS domain-containing protein — MGNPVGMELSSRRLGATTAVLTIGGEVDLYTTPQVKEEIVGLIDAGVRRLVVDLSAAEYLDSTALGTLVGALKRLREHDGELRLANPAPRIRKLLEITRLLKVFEVRDSVAQALEGWHEQGATA, encoded by the coding sequence ATGGGCAATCCCGTAGGGATGGAGCTGAGTTCCCGCCGCCTGGGCGCGACCACGGCGGTGCTGACCATCGGCGGCGAGGTGGATCTCTACACCACGCCGCAGGTCAAGGAAGAGATCGTGGGGCTGATAGATGCGGGGGTGCGCCGGCTGGTGGTGGACCTGTCAGCCGCCGAGTACTTGGACAGCACGGCCCTGGGCACGCTGGTGGGCGCGCTCAAGCGCCTGCGCGAACATGACGGCGAACTGCGCCTGGCCAACCCTGCGCCGCGCATCCGCAAGCTGCTGGAGATCACGCGGTTGCTCAAGGTGTTCGAGGTGCGCGACAGCGTCGCCCAGGCGTTGGAGGGATGGCACGAGCAAGGGGCGACAGCGTGA